Genomic window (Zingiber officinale cultivar Zhangliang chromosome 2B, Zo_v1.1, whole genome shotgun sequence):
TCGGATGATCCGCGGGATCAACATACCTCGTACATGAGGCGACAAGTGATGGGGGTCGAGCCTTGCGGCTAGAGAAGAAGAGCACACCAAACATGTTCCAAAGCAACTTGATAAGAATAACCTTCTCTACTAATTACTGGAACAACAATGAAGGGCAAATCTTTGAATacaatgaagagaagagttattGCCAAATTCTTACATGCTTTGGATCACGTTGCCATGAAACACACTTGCAAAGTAGTTGTAGATATCATGTGCATTCTAACttctaatattaattttaagtttacatAGAAGAGAAAAAAGGCCAATCTCTACATTAGTCATCTGGTGGTAATCCAATATATCGTGAATAAAGAGGAAGGCTGAAACTATTTGTTATCGTATCCTAGAAAAAAAAGGGAGCACATCTGTCATGGGAAAGCATTATCTATCGAAGCTCTGAGCTAAATTTCCAGAAGCAGCAAAGGATTTTTAGACGTTGTATATCCCGACGGACAGCATCATGAACAAGGTTTCTGTCTGTTTCAAGCACTGCGATGGGCCAGTAGCTGATAGTTTACTCTGGCAGCCAAGTAGCTTTCAATAGGTGAAGAGAGAGCTACTGCCTCATCGGTAATTATGCTGGATTTGCTTCTTTTGCTGTTTCGCTGATGGAATCAAGACGCCAGTTCTGTTTGTTGCTCTGATTTGGATCATACTGGGATATGTATAAGATCTTCTTATGGTAGTTTCTAAGTGTTTGCCGATGTCCGACACTGACATAGGTTATTCCTGCTTCTGCAATCCGTCTGTACATGTGGGCCTGCGCAGAAGATGCAAGTATTAATGATTAAGCATTGCCATGCATCTACAGAAAATAAACTACAGGTTCTTTGCATGCAATTGTTTATTGCATCCTTGAAAACTTGCAGGAAAGGAGATCATTTTGATACCTCATTGTCGTCGTCTAATGCACTTGTAGATTCATCCAACAAAACTAATTTTGGCTTTGCGAGTAACAAGCGAGCAAATGCAAGTCGCTGTTGTTCACCAAGTGAAAGAACACTAGACCATTCATATATGGAATCCAAACCATTGAAACGAAACAATATATCTCCAAGTTGAACAATTTCAAGCACTTGTTTCATATCGTCAACTGTTGGCTTCTGAGGCTTATTGGATTTACCCCCTAAGTTTGGTACTTGAGATAAGAATGGCAGAGAACCTAAGAAACAAGTAACCAGTTGGAATGGTTGCTTTTCCATAAATGGTTTCAGATAAATGAATAAATTATAATTGGCTAAATTGTATACACAACTACAGTTTTGCAGCCAGCACCAATTTCGACAAATAACAAGGCATCAAAGACCATACTGACATCACGGGAAAAAAATAACCAGATATATAAGAACTATTAGTTTATGAAAAACATGCGCTGAGAAAGTTATTTGACGCACAAATTGTTCACAAAGCATAtaagatcttttgaaatgtaccAGCAGAATCATTTGAGGTAGGGTCCATTTCCTCACTCCAAGTTGGATAAAGCAGTTGTTGCCGAAGTGTGCCCAAAACCATATATGGCTTTTGGGGAAGGAAAAAAACTCTACTGTTTCTGGATCCTCTTTGTTCTTCATCTGCCTTCATTGCATTTTGTGATCTTGACAAAACAGTATCTTCTATATTGAATATGATACTTCCCTTACCAGTATTCCATAGACCAGCAAGAGCTCGTAAAAATGAAGTCTTACCACTTCCACTTGGTCCCATTACCTATAAATGTACACCACCTCTAAAATGAGAAATTGATACTATAAAACAATAATTGAAATGAGAAATGAATGGAAGGATTGAGTCAATTATAAGTGAGTTTGTGAAAGAGAGTCGACAAGAGTGATGAGCAGCTAGTAGGAAAACAGCATCACAATGGGGCAGGCAATGACTTGGTGAGTAGTGGAAGTAGTGAGAGAGAAAAGGACACTAAGGGAGATAGTGGACATGTCACTGAGAAGACtgatctttgattttttttttaattggccGAACAAGACTGCTCTATGTTGGAAATTAGGAATTCAGCTACTGACTTTGTGAGTAGTGGAAGTAATGAGAGAGAAAAGGACACTAAGGGAGATGGTGGACATGTCACTGAGAGGACTgatctatgatttttttttaattggtcGAACAAGACTGCTCTATGTAGGAAATTAGGAATTTTTTCTAAATGGCAACTAGCACATCAGACTTATGCTTTGAACTAACATCTTCGATACTGGGCTGATACTGATTTGACCCTTGGACAAATATAGTACTGATTTAGCAAGAAGAGTGCTGCCCAGTACTTGCATTGGACCAATATCCTTAATTGGCCCATTGACGACAGCAACAATCCAAAACTTTGCTTAAAACTTCTATCCCAATACTTGCAATGGCACAGATCAGTTATTTAAAATTCAGTTTATTCAATaacttgttcaaaagcttctgTAAGAGGTGATCAATATACAACAGTTTGAAAGTGTTCTTTTTTTCAAGTAGCTACTAGAGCAGCTACGTAGATCATCAAACCATGTGTGGGAGCCTTACCAGTAAATGCTCCTTGTCATTGATCTCCATAGATAAATCAGTGATAAGCACATTCTTCGTTCTAGGTGTTTGTAATGTTAGATTTTCAATCTTTAATAACTTGTGATGCCTGAACTGAGAAACAGATCCATTAGAAACCAACAAAGATGGATCCTTGTCACCAAACTGAATATTAACTCGATCAGTATCCTCAGGCTTTGTTATGTATGCTTCACTATCATCTAAAACATCATCAAATTCCCCTGTAAGAAAGACAAGGAAAGAGGTCAACAAATAGTCTATGATTAGACGAAGGAAAAAGGCTTGTTCACTGCACTATAGTAGATGCAGCTCAATAGTTGATGTTTGGCATATTTATGAGGTATATTAAGTTTCTTAGGACTTGTTAGCTAAACAATGAGTCATGTCTTACACAGACAACAAACTTGTTGCAAAAATTATTTCCTATGAAAAGGTTAATTAGACACAGAACCACAATTTTCAGATATTCATACCCTAATTCGAACATGGCCTCTTACTATAATAGTATAATGTGTTACTTGTCTCATAATTTATGGTTAGTGTGTTAACAATTCAAGGGGCAAGAACAATGTAGGTAAGATGGGAAGTATAATACTCATGTTACCTGGTAGCAGCAAGCTAGAATATTCAATTGATTAACTACAAGATTCAATTGATTCGTTCaaaaatattaaagcatcattaTCAAGGCAAATCCACAGAGGATAACATCAAGCAGAACCCTCAGAAAAAGGAAATACTTAGTATCAGCATTAAGATTTAACACAGACATAAGAAGCTTATTAGGTCCCAAGAGCCCACTTCTTGAGATTTCTTGAAAACAGTATTTTACCAATTTCTTTCACAAGAGATTTGAAGCTTCAAAATTATCTGCCTATATTGTTCCATAATCTGATGTGCTATCATAATTTTAGCACTTATTACACAAGTTCCATGTAATTGGAAATTACAACTAAAACAAGTACAAAATTCATAACAAAACTTTCATGATAAAGGAATAGAATTTTTGAGTGATGAAATGATAGGGATTTTACCAAGACGATTTATTACAGCAGAGAAGGCACTGATGGCTTGAAATTGGAACACGACTAATGAAAAATCACTTAGTATATGATTGAAAGCAGAAACAGATTGGTTGATCACCCCAAATTCAATTTTTCCTGAGAAGTACATAGGAGCAACAACTGCAGCAGGAAGAATTTGAATCAAATAACGGTAACCATCGGTGAAAAACTCAAGATTTCGAGATGCAACCAATAGTTCCTGCAAAACAATAAACAACAACCTATTAAAAACATTGTAAGAAATGTAATGCTGATGCTGTTGAAACTGTCAAGAGCATTAGAAACAATAGAGTTTCAGGTGGATTGGATGTAGTCCTGTACTTATAGTTCTAGGTTTCAAATTATTAAGTCTTATGTATGCCCATATAATGGTTATCTTATATTTAGTGCTAGCAAGCTTTCTTTCTCCATACTTGATCAAAATCTATTTATCTATGTACTTTTCTTCTCGGATCAATGTTTTCCGAAATAAATTCAGGAATAAAATGATGCCACACTTGCACAGTGTATATGGACTAAATTATTTTCCATGAAAATACTCATTAATTACATATAAAAAATTAGAACTAGGCATGAATCtcactgaaaatatttttaacaaattaatcagaattttgaaaatcataaaaataCTTTACACTTAACTTATCTCTAAGTTTAAACCCAAATCATAAGATAGAATTGAGTCCTTAGCGATAGTAAAGTATAGAGTTTAAGAAAGCCCTTCAAAGGATGATGTGtagaatagataatcaccttcAGGAATCATTCCTGATTGAATTACGAATAATTATCACTCTCTTCCACTCCTTAACCATACCAAATAGCCATTCCTTAGTTTGATCCACAAAGTATGAATGAATCTAGAGTTAATCTCCGAGAGCCTTTTGAATTGATATGCATAGTCTTTGTCCAGAAGTATCTCTTTTTTGTTCTAAATATAAAAAATGACATTACACTAAGGACCTACTTGTAACTCTTTACATTGACAAATATACATAAAGAGAGGAGACACTTAACATAATGAACCCTAATAATTCTCCAATACTCTTCACATAAACAAACTTGGTTTCTCTGTAAGTATATGGTTTTATAACTATTTGTTGATATCAAACATAAGGTACCATTGATGTACAGATCCCATATTATTTTGTTTGTCCGCaaaataaattaatagaaaaGAAGAAAGACACAATCAAATTAGTTTCCAATTTCCAGATTTGATAGTTCAGAAATATAAGGCATAGATGACAAAAACTGATCTTAGTGTATCGCAGATCATTTTTACTATGAAGTACCATCATAGTTATGCTACAAACAAATTTCACAACAAAAATCATTTACAACTCATGATGAATAATTGCAAAAAAAATGTGAGATAGAGATTCTATTTTATAACAAATTTAAGTAAATGGCATAAGAAAACCTTAGAACAAATTGACAAAAAGCCTGATGAGAAATGAAGAATGAATTGCTAAGCTTGTAGTAGCTATGGTGATATTTAAAATGCTAAAGAAGCAATTTTAAAGATATTTGAGAAGCATAGAGAAACCCTACAGTTAAATTCTCAAAAGCACTTTTAAAACGCTGCAGTAGAAGTTGCATTTCATTTTGCTCGCCTCCATAAAAGGCAATCGACTCGGCATTTTCACGAACTCTCACAAGTCCATATCGGAAATCTGCTTCTTTCTTCTCTTGCATGAAATTCAGAGTGACTAAGCCCTAAGTAGAAATGATAGTATGTGTTAGGAGAACTCAGTGTATGAAATAAAAGTGCCAAAGTGAAATTTACCTTCCCAAGAAAAACACTTAAAGCTGTACCACCAAGAGAGTAAACAATAAGTACACCAAATAATGGTGGATAAATTCCATATAGAATGTTGCTGAATGATATCAAGTCAATGGCTGCATTGAACAGAGTCAAAGAAAATGAAAGAGCAGTTCCAGTAAAAGAACTTAGATCATCTACAATCCGTTGGTCTGGATTATCAACAATTGATTGAGATTGGATCTTGTAGAATGTCTGATTTTTAAAATAGCGTTGCATGTAGTGACTTGTCATCCAAGATCTCCATCTCAAGGAAAGAGTTTCTCGCGCATAATCTCTTATGACAAAAAACTGCAATATACCAAAGAAATGCTTAAAAAATACTCATAATTGAGAGTACGGAACATGATTTTACATTAGCAACACAAAAATTACACACATTTTTGTGAATGCATAGTAAGATAGTTCGAGAAGTCTTACTCATACAAAGAGAAAATCTTAGATAACTAAAGTTAATAATGAGTGAGTGGATTATCCTAAAACCAGAAAATTACACTACATCATC
Coding sequences:
- the LOC122045343 gene encoding ABC transporter D family member 2, chloroplastic-like, translated to MNLLQFHPLIVRAGRSRTEDRERQGKKRKASNIMAFSIIVAPVTAAPLLLVALETPSRRHGLSAGSLRFSPALPMTLRRRRASRSSAVVETSDTAQEKDERVGSDLKVILKRFWKIAAPYWSSEDKVQARLRLAALFALTLGTTGISVGFNFLGRDFYNALASKDQEQFTKQLMYYLGAFAGGIPFFVIRDYARETLSLRWRSWMTSHYMQRYFKNQTFYKIQSQSIVDNPDQRIVDDLSSFTGTALSFSLTLFNAAIDLISFSNILYGIYPPLFGVLIVYSLGGTALSVFLGKGLVTLNFMQEKKEADFRYGLVRVRENAESIAFYGGEQNEMQLLLQRFKSAFENLTELLVASRNLEFFTDGYRYLIQILPAAVVAPMYFSGKIEFGVINQSVSAFNHILSDFSLVVFQFQAISAFSAVINRLGEFDDVLDDSEAYITKPEDTDRVNIQFGDKDPSLLVSNGSVSQFRHHKLLKIENLTLQTPRTKNVLITDLSMEINDKEHLLVMGPSGSGKTSFLRALAGLWNTGKGSIIFNIEDTVLSRSQNAMKADEEQRGSRNSRVFFLPQKPYMVLGTLRQQLLYPTWSEEMDPTSNDSAGSLPFLSQVPNLGGKSNKPQKPTVDDMKQVLEIVQLGDILFRFNGLDSIYEWSSVLSLGEQQRLAFARLLLAKPKLVLLDESTSALDDDNEAHMYRRIAEAGITYVSVGHRQTLRNYHKKILYISQYDPNQSNKQNWRLDSISETAKEANPA